The stretch of DNA ATCTTCTTGTTAAAGATGATGAACAAGATGAGCGGTGGAATTGAAATTAATAAGACATTCGTGAACAGCAAATTCCACTTTGTCATGTACATACTCATGAAATTATAAAGTGTTAGTTGTAATGTGGCGTTATCTGCACCGGGAAAAAAGTATAATGGATTAACGAAGTCATTGTAGACGCTAACAGCAGTCAATACAATGACAGTAGCAGAAACTGGCTTTAATAACGGTAATATGATGTTAAAGAATAAGCGAAATCTTCCACAGCCATCAATTAGTGCCGCCTCATCCAGAGACTTTGGAATCGTAACCATGAATCCTCGATACAAAATAATCGTAAATGGCAAATTTAGTGCCACTTCTATCAGGACTATTCCTGGCAGTGTTTTAAACAATCCGATTTCTTGTAGTACCCATATTGTCGGAACTACCGCTGGGGGAATAATCAGCCCTGCTAGTATTAGAAAGTTAAAGAAAGGAGTAGCTTTCGTTACTTTTCGCTGCAATACATATCCGGCAGCAGCACCAAGGATGATTAAAAGAATAATAGACAATCCAGTAATCATCACACTATTAAAAAATGCTCGAATGATCATTCCATCTCTTGCGGTTATTACCTCTTGGATATTCTCCATCAAATGAAAGGAACTTGGCCAATTCATATTTAATAAAGAAGATTCCTGTGTATTTTTAAAAGCATTAATAATGACAAAATAAAAAGGAATTCCAAAGATTGCTAATGTTGCCAGGACCCCGAAACATTCCACAAAAATCTTCCATAACTTCTTGCCTGTTATTGTCTTCCTTTTTTTATTTATTATGGGGTTTGTTTCAAAATCCCCCAGTACAACTTTACTCATTACAAATCCACCTCTTTTTTATTGAGATACGAATATAGAGGGAATGCTAAGGCAGAAACCAGTATGAATAAAATCACGTTTCCAGCGGTTGAAAGGCCGAAAAATCCAGCCTGATACTGTTTATAAATGATAGAAGCAATCAAGTCTGTACTGAAGCCTGGTCCACCTTTTGTCATCGTCCAGATTAAATCAAAAGAACGTAACCCGCCAATAAAAGAAAGAATAATAACTGTGTTCATTGCAGGACGGCTAAGCGGTAAGATGATACTTTTAAAATTATGCCAAGCGTTTCCGCCATCAATTTTTAGTGCCTCATAATAATCCTGTGGAATCGACATAATGCCTGCAATGAAGATGACGGTCGCCATTCCGACTCCTTTCCACACATCCACCAATGCAACTGATAAAAGGGCAATATTTGTATCCCCTAACCAGTCAGGTCCGACAATTCCTAAGCCTTGAAGTACAATATTAATAATTCCTTGTGAAGGATGCATCATCATCGTAAAGGCAATACCAACTGCGATGGTACTTAATAGTGTCGGAAAAAAAATCATCGAACGAATAAATCCTACTGTTTTCAACTTAGAACTAAGGTATACGCCAAGCAATAGACCTAAAATGACTTTCAAACCACTTGTTACCACTGCATAGATCAATGTGTTTTTAAAACCAATATTTAAAGATGGTTCTGATAAAAAAGTTTTAAAGTTCTCAAAACCAATAAATTCCCAATCTGTTAACGTCCACCATGTCATACTGAAAAACAGGGACATAATCGTTGGCAACAAGAAAAAAACAAAATAAATAATTCCTGCTGGTAATAAGAAGTAATACGTATAGGTTTTATTTGCTAACTTATTCACCTGCTGCTCCTCCCTTCAAACCCTTTAGAAAATAGCAGCCCTGCTAGAGACTAGTCAGGGCCAATAAATTATTGATGAAAATTCCTTACCAACCTTCAAGACCTAATTGTTTTGCTTGTTTTTCAACATCTTTGTCATATAATTCAGCGCCCTCTTTGGCTGAACTAATTCCACTTCCAACCTGCGTTGTAATTTGCTCCAAGCTTGGACCTTTAACAGGGCTCAAGAATTCAAGAGCAGGAGCATTATTACCAGAATCAAAGTACTGAATCATGTCTGTCACTGCTGGGTACACATCGTCAGGAAGTTCTACACCTTCAATGGCAAACGGTCCAGTTGGAGGAATTTTAGATGAATAGATTGTCACACCTTCTTGGGAAACGTAAAACTCTAAAAATTTCTTTGCAGCATCAATATGCTCACTATTTTTGTTAATAAAGATACCTGCTGGCATCCACACCGTTAAACCATTTTTTTCTGCACTATCACTTGGCTGAGCGAAAACTCCGATATCTTGCATTTTGTCTGGAAAAGTTGTTGCCAGATTTGCTAATGCGAAGGTAATCATTGGATAGTGGGCTCCCTCACCGTCCGCTAACATTTTTAATCCTGCATCATAGCCAGTAGCTAGGAATTCTTTATTCATGTAACCTTTTTTAAATACTTCTTCTAATTTCTCAAAACTGCGAAGTGCAGCTGGAGTAGCAGCGATTTTTGCCTTGTTTGCAGTAAAATCTTCGGCAAAAGTCGGATTTTCTTGGAGGACATTATAGTTATCCGCAAGAACAATTACTTGAGATGTCCAAGTATCCTTGAATGTGCCAATAACGGCTGTTTTACCAGCTTGTTTAATTTTTTCGTTATTCGCCATCAATTCGTCCCATGTTTTAGGAACCGAGAGGCCAAGGTCGGCATAAACCTTTTTGTTATATAACCAGCCGCCCGCATTTGTAGGAGTACCCGGAATTCCAAACACTTTGCCATTTGCAGAAACGG from Neobacillus sp. CF12 encodes:
- a CDS encoding carbohydrate ABC transporter permease — encoded protein: MSKVVLGDFETNPIINKKRKTITGKKLWKIFVECFGVLATLAIFGIPFYFVIINAFKNTQESSLLNMNWPSSFHLMENIQEVITARDGMIIRAFFNSVMITGLSIILLIILGAAAGYVLQRKVTKATPFFNFLILAGLIIPPAVVPTIWVLQEIGLFKTLPGIVLIEVALNLPFTIILYRGFMVTIPKSLDEAALIDGCGRFRLFFNIILPLLKPVSATVIVLTAVSVYNDFVNPLYFFPGADNATLQLTLYNFMSMYMTKWNLLFTNVLLISIPPLILFIIFNKKIVAGMTAGSVK
- a CDS encoding sugar ABC transporter permease yields the protein MNKLANKTYTYYFLLPAGIIYFVFFLLPTIMSLFFSMTWWTLTDWEFIGFENFKTFLSEPSLNIGFKNTLIYAVVTSGLKVILGLLLGVYLSSKLKTVGFIRSMIFFPTLLSTIAVGIAFTMMMHPSQGIINIVLQGLGIVGPDWLGDTNIALLSVALVDVWKGVGMATVIFIAGIMSIPQDYYEALKIDGGNAWHNFKSIILPLSRPAMNTVIILSFIGGLRSFDLIWTMTKGGPGFSTDLIASIIYKQYQAGFFGLSTAGNVILFILVSALAFPLYSYLNKKEVDL
- a CDS encoding extracellular solute-binding protein, giving the protein MFKAKRKKLVPLLLSSALMAGVLAGCTSKEETSSGDGKSSETETVTFLIDNQTQLDGIEAIIDEFEKKNNIKVEIETRPGGSEGDNIIKTRLATGDMTDLVWNNSGSQLQALNPEQNFVDLSKEPFMETIMDDYKDAVSANGKVFGIPGTPTNAGGWLYNKKVYADLGLSVPKTWDELMANNEKIKQAGKTAVIGTFKDTWTSQVIVLADNYNVLQENPTFAEDFTANKAKIAATPAALRSFEKLEEVFKKGYMNKEFLATGYDAGLKMLADGEGAHYPMITFALANLATTFPDKMQDIGVFAQPSDSAEKNGLTVWMPAGIFINKNSEHIDAAKKFLEFYVSQEGVTIYSSKIPPTGPFAIEGVELPDDVYPAVTDMIQYFDSGNNAPALEFLSPVKGPSLEQITTQVGSGISSAKEGAELYDKDVEKQAKQLGLEGW